One part of the Amphiura filiformis chromosome 5, Afil_fr2py, whole genome shotgun sequence genome encodes these proteins:
- the LOC140152556 gene encoding multifunctional methyltransferase subunit TRM112-like protein, with protein sequence MRLSLIRTMKLLTHNMLTSHVKGVTNGYPLKIEAGSTKVTEVDFNPEFIARMIPRVEWRALYDAAQTLNIIGSLPAEPIDDYENNEEFLKEVHRVMLEVEVMEGYLVCPESGRKFPIKNGIPNMLLNEDEV encoded by the exons ATGCGGCTGTCCTTAATAAGAACCATGAAACTACTCACACATAACATGCTAACGTCTCATGTTAAGGGCGTAACGAATGGGTACCCTCTAAAAattgag GCTGGCAGTACAAAGGTAACTGAAGTGGATTTCAACCCAGAATTTATAGCACGTATGATTCCTAGAGTAGAATGGCGAGCACTTTATGATGCAGCACAGACT CTCAACATAATCGGTAGTCTGCCAGCAGAACCGATCGATGACTATGAGAATAATGAAGAATTTCTAAAGGAGGTACACAGAGTGATGTTAGAG GTTGAGGTGATGGAAGGTTACCTTGTATGTCCAGAATCTGGCCGCAAATTTCCCATCAAGAATGGTATACCCAACATGTTGCTGAATGAGGATGAAGTATAG